The genomic segment AAACCGAGTGTAGATATTCCGGAAAAAATACCTCCACCATTGAGGGAGTGAGACACTCCAAAACAGATACTTGCCTTCAACACTATGTTATCTACATCTGAGTGAGTTTAGGTATGAGAGTACTTTAATAAGACAATGAAGAATCCGAGTAACGTGTtctgttttattttaaaacagCAATTACTGGAGCTTGCAGATAAGATAGGGTATGTCCACACTGGATTGAAAGAAGAAGAGATAAGTAGATGCATAAGTAAAATTAAGGGGTCGATGAAGAATGATTTAGCACCAAACAAACCCATGCATGTGGATAACAAGTGCAGCATTTGTCAGGTTTTTCAGTATTTGAAACTCAACTGTAGTGGTTACCCTGATTTTTTGTTAAACTGATGATTCATGGATATGTATATATAGGAGGAATATGAAGATGAAGGAGATGAAGAGATGGGGAAGCTATGTTGTGGACACAGTTTTCACATTCAATGTATAAAGCAGTGGCTGCTGCAGAAAAATGCTTGCCCTGTTTGTAAGACTGAGGCATCACCTCGATGATAGCAGCAGCAGCCATGGATGGATTCAATTTAACCCACTTGTTGGTGGTTTACTTACTGTTTCATTTATTTTAGTTTAGTCCAAAATTAGCGTTTATATGGATGACAATGGTAGCAACTTTGCCTCCAAATCAAATATGATGGTGATTGTTTTGCTTTCATCAAGGAAAATAATTAACGTGGCGTGATTGGAAAAATGAAAGTTAAAGCAAGAAGAAATGTAGCtttgaataaataatttcaaagtgTAGAATCCATACGCAATGAAACTCCATATAAGTCAAAAAGGGTGCATTTGTTTTCTTGGAATACATAAAAATTATCTACCAACTCGGTTtcgtaataaaaataatttatattatttaagaaaaaccaataaaaatatgcatattatgGGATTTTAATCTGTATCATTTAGAttagtaaaaccttaaatttactattaaattaaaatttcatcttatgcatttttattttaatatgtacaaTTTATTATCTCCATCAATTATATATCTATTCTATTAATAAAGCTCCAGACTCAGTTGGTGTTATGAGTTAATCGGACACCAATTCGGTtaggaaaattatgaaaatgtttctgtaattaaaataagttatattatttgaaagtattttagtattttcattttaagaaaaaccaataaaaatatatatattgtgggattcgaacccatgttTAATTGTATtagtaaaactttaaatttacttctaaaccaaaactttattttaacatattttatacatttttatttttatatgtacaatttattaTCTCCATAAATTGTATATCTATACTTACTATTAATAAAGTccctgattgagttggtgtcacaagttaatTAGGCAACAACTCGGTTAGGGAtccttttgtaattaaaataaattatattatttgagggtattttagtcttttaatttaaagaaaaaccaataaaatatgtttattttgtaatttgaaaCCGCGTCAATTAGATtagtaaaactttaaatttaccacTAAATCAATGCTTCATTTTAATAtatcttataaattttaattataaaatgcaCAATATTATCTCCATCACTTGCACATCTATATCCATATCTATCTATACAATTAATAAAATCCTTAACTGAGTTAGTGTCACGGATTAACCAGTACCAACTTGGTTAGAAAATAACTAATATACCATTTTATTAAATggctactattattattttaatgacattttttaatgtttttaacacttttttatagtttttaaatgaaataactaaaaatgaaCAAGTCTAGAGATTGAACCCCTGTTTAATTAATGTATAAgtataaaaattgataatgtgGTATCAATTTAAAAagagtaaaatataaaaataattatttaattattattatttttaatttagttactaaactttttgaaattaaatattttagtcactctttTGTTAGTTACCATTAGATGAGTGATAATAAGCTAATGtggattttttttattggtctaataacaaatttagccttttaatgttgtcacattctatcaatttgatcctaaatataaaaaaaattcaataaatttaaccttcattgtttacaaaatttgtcattttagttcaaattctaacaaattcaataaaattaacctcaacatttacaaaattcgtcaatttaattctaattctaaaaattaaagaaaaagaaaatattttttttgaaaaaaaatcatttttaacctTTTACCAATCCTATCACTAGCcacctcaatttcctttcttttcttatatatttagcCAGTGGTGGAGCTAGGATGTTAATCTTAGAGGGGCAAAATTAAAATTAGACATGCTGTGTAACAATTGATTCAGAAGAAGCAGTATTCCAACATAataatcaatttaaacatataagcaattgattcaaaagaagtagttttccAACATAACAATCTAtttcaacaaataaaaaaatcgaTTCAAAAGAGCAGTATTCCaacaattaagaaaaaaaaacatatcataACTTAAAATTGTGCATGAAAATATAGAGTTTGAATCAAAAGTTTTAGCAATCTCGCTCTCAATATAAACAACAAGATTATTGGTAAGAAACTCATCCTCCATTTTGTTGCGAAGCCTTGTTTTGACAATTTTCATTACCGAAAATGCTCTTTCTATAGTTGCAGTTGAAATAGGAAGAGTCAACAGAAGACGAATTAATCTATCAACAAGAAAATATACCTTTGACATATGTCTCTTTGCTAATCTTTGACAAAGATCATAAATTATGGACAGATTCCGTAGTTTTGGATGATTTGGAACATTTTGCTTATAATGCTGTAGCTATACTTCAAGATTACTTTCTCTTAATCAgtgaaataaaaaagataatatttttCCACAATACAACAAGTATCATCCATATTGAAGGATTTATAAGCATCCTTAGGATCCAAAACAGAGCTAAGGGTAAAAAGATCAATTGTCCGTTCATTAAATCTACTATTTAGCTTAAAATGTTGAGAATATATAGCAACATTGAATATCTCAACCCAATAATGGTGCTCCTTATTGAAATCAATATGTTGATGACTACCATGTTTTATCACATATGGAGAATCCATATCAAGAATCTCAATATTGTGCTTTTCACAAAATTCTTTCACAACTTCCAACAAATTGTCCCAACCATCTTTTCTTAACTTTTGTATCAAAGTTTTGGTGCTTGAGACTAAGTACATAACATTTACTATATCTTGGGATTTTTGTTGTAGATGTTGGCAAAGAATATCTGTAATTCCCATTATCTCTTTCACTAGATGTAagataaaaacaaaatcaaaagatGTAATCTTCTTATATGTTGCAACTGCACCTCCACGGATATAATAATTAGAGCTGCTTTCAATAATATTTTCTAGACAAAACAAGTAGTATCAAACATCCTTATCAAGCTACAAACAGAACTAAAATGAGAGCTCCAATGAGTTTCTCCAACTCGTTTCACAGTGCCAATTTGGTTAAGTCCTTTACCAGTTTCAAGTTCATCAATTGCCAACATATTTGCAATTTCAATTGCTTAGGCAACTTGTAATTGATCACGGCATTTGCAAGAGGCActaattatattaacaataaagATCAAatcagagaaaaaaaattatgaataggAATTACCTCTCGAGAAACAACAAGTAATGCCAGCTGGAGTCGATGAGCCAAGCAATAAACATAATATGTATAAAGACAATCATTTAAAAACAATGCTTGCAAACCGTTCGATTCACCCCGTATGTTGCTAGCACCATTATATCATTGACTTCGAATATTTTGAACATCAAGACAATGCCGAGAAAGAACAATACATATTTCCTGTTTCAAAGTTATTGCTGCAGTATCTTGGACATGtacaagatcaaagaaattatattttataatttctttctcaTGAACATATCTCAAAGCAATAGTCATTTTCTCCTTTTTAGATTCATCACGTGCCTCATCAATAATGATACAAAATTTAGAATCTCCAATGTCTTCACGAATCTTATGACGCACTTTATTTGCAATAATATGTAAAATCTCCTTTTGGATCATATGAGAagtatatttagcatttattggAGTATTGTCCAAAATAACTTTGGAAACTTTATCATTATAGGAAGCTAACAATGTAACCAATTCAAGAAAATTCATCATGACTTTGAAAAGCACATTCTTGCAAAGTTAACCATCAAACAACATCAATTGAAGTCTTGACTCGTAAGCAGTTACCTTCTTTTTTATCTAAACTTTGTGCATTAATAACCTTGCCAATGTGCTGAGATTGATTTAACAAATCTTTAAAACTTTTCTCAGTATTATTATGTGGAAAGCGTGGATCTTGGCCAACATGATTCAAGAAAGCACATCTTTTTCCATCACTAACTATTTTTCCAATTATTAAAACCTTTAATAGTGAATGCATCCATTCCATGATGAACAATATGTTTTGAGAAAAGATTGCATGAGAAACAATATGTTGCATCTTTAGTAGGGATACTCCAACCAAGGAAATTTGCAAAACCAAGAAGACTAAAATCTTAAGGGATACTTGTCACTAGAAAGTGGGTACTCAGACAAACCTATTTGATATGACCCCATTTTTAAATATGCTCGATTGACTTCATCTCGTTGATTAACAAGATATTCCCATATTTGAGGATGTAATCCCAGATTCCGCTctagattattaatatcaaatgAAAGATTTGGATGATCTTCACTTTCAAATCTAGGGCATTCAGAAGTATTAACTTTGATAGTTGGAGAATCTTCATTGTTCACTGGTCGACTCGCATCACAAGTATCACTACTTTTCCTCTTAAAAAAGTATCAATTGTCTTTACCTTCTTCATTTTTTGCAAtcgttttgaaatttaattttataaaattataaaaaagtaaaatgattgtaacatccatttccatttccgtttccattttcatatcattctcatttcatattcaaatcataaatcgcataatataaatttttttatttttaatcaaacaattttttatttttaatcaaacatACTCATGCTTGTGCTTGTTCAACCATTTGAAATCATAATATTCAAATtcaacttaaaattaataatttactaattttataattgaaatcATAGTTTTCAATTCGAAACATAAtcttttaaatactaattaaatcattcaaaattcataaaaataaaaataatatagctAGATATAGTAAATCAATTACTAATGACAAACTTGAACATACATGGTTTATCAAGTTGACAACTTAAGTTTCCTGATCCGTAGTTCACATAACTTTCGATTCGGTTAACCACTTTTTATTCCGTTTTCACCGGAATGCTCACTACTTCACAAGCTATCATTtgacataattttaaacaaattgaCCAATTTTTTCATCCTCCCCTTCACTTTAGCCGAAACTTACTATAACGTTATCtaactatttttatttcatttttacacTTCTAACAAGTTAGAACCCGTCTCCTAATCATTTTCCATCCAAAAACATGCATATTTCacttaattttataagtttctatCAATAACCTTTAATGACAACTTTTAATAcacttgataaaataaaaaactattggtacatatatgtaaaacaagcttcaaagattcaaaatctatgaaaagtttgaagaaaaacataccttatacttaaaatttggaggaaaaatgatgaagaattttttttcttttcttgcaaGGCACGaatatgaagaagaaagatgagaaaagtctcttcatcttttctttttatatatattattatactaattataagatattattattttatgtaaaatattaaataaacattaatttattatttaacaaaaatatcgTTCAAAAGTCATCATGAGTAATTTAGCTTCTTCGAGAAGATTTTCCCTTTGTTTTTATcaagaataattttttaatattatttttaatactataaaaatattggagGGACTTACTTATATTTTTAGGAGGGTTATAATATATGCAAAGGGGAAAATTGAAAAAATCTTAAACCTTAGGGGGcctatttatatttttggaaGGACCATAGTATATttacaaaggactaaattgaaaaaaaattaaactttgggGGACCATGGCTCCCCTGAGCCTTTATAGGGCTTCGCCCCTATATTCAGTGTTATCACTGTCAAAATAATTGTGGTAGCCACGTCAAGAAAAGTAATAGTTATGGTTCGCGAGGGATTTGATAAAGggctaaaaatgatttaaaaatatatatatacatatttttaaaattttagaattagaattaaattgaaaattttgtaaatgttgagggttaaatttattgaattttttagaatttgaactaaaaagACAAATTTTCTAAACATTgtgggctaaatttgttgaattttttatatttaggatcaaattgatataatGCGTAAATATTAGAGGGATAAATTcgttattagaccaataaaaaaactCACGTCAGCTTCCTACCACTCATCTAATGGAAACTAACGagagagtgactaaaatatttaattttgaaaagtttatcgactaaatcgaaaaatcaatagttgagtgaccaaaatagaacaaaagacatagttgggtgaccatttttGTAGTTTATCCTTTTAAGAAATATTCAAAAGCTAATATGTCTATATATAAAATAGGAGTGGATCCACTTACACAAGtgtaaaactaaaattattttacaCAATTTCGTATCTCTTTGTACGATTAATATCTTAACGGTTCAACCGttgaatttattgatataattgtacttgtcatgcatgtaaatttttgaacaaatcTGATATCTCTACCATATTGATCTATAATACTCAGTGTGGGTTTGGATAGGCGGTATagtgcgtttaacttactttttgtctcacgctacaacATTACTATAGTATTTGATCTCATCGCTACAACTGTTTTTATACTAACCGCAAGTAAATGCACCGTTCATCCAAACCCACACTTAGTATATTAACATGTATTCAATGACTGAATAtcttttacataaaacaaatagttaaatttttttaatttacatcaaatttgacatacatgatttatatgaataaaatattaaattcaactGTTGGGTTGTTAAAATATTACCCGAGcaaagatatataaaaaaatcaaatttattatattatataaattttataaaataaactgtaaaatataaaaaatcaaatatatgtaattaaaaatgtatacaatttattaaatttaaaagaattaaagattttttaatacaattatataaaattaataaaaaaattgtaaaaaaattatataagatttaaaattagaaaaatatataaaaaatttcataaacaactaaaaaatatataaaatttataaaaatgtattgcattaaaaaatataaaaaattaataatatatcaatatttaaaaCAAGGAATTATAGAACattatataaaatgaaattaattaaataaaaaagagattCTAAAAACTACTTTTTAAATATATGTGTGGGCACATGTCAAATTAGGCTTAGTTTAGATGGGAAGTGCATTTATCTACGTTTAGGATAAAAATATCAATGGCGATAAGATTAAATATTGTAGTGATATTGTAGCGAGagataaaaagtaaactaaacgcaccacACCGTACTCAACCGTCCGTCCAGACCCCACCTTAGTCAACGACTAATTACTATATCATCTGTTAATGGCTATATCATTAATGACCTGAAAAAAAAATGCATTCTTATTAGTTGGAAAAAAAGTGAAGAGAAATGGctaaaaatttacctttttattttattatttattaaatgggAAGTAAACTTCATACAATACTGCATTCTTGAGCAATAATTAAATTCCCAATAGACTAAACTTGTGATTAATTTGGTCAAAAATCAATCAAAGCTTAGGAGTTTGACACAATTAATACAACATTTCTCTATAAAATGAAGTATAAGCTTTATGGTAATCGAACATCTCTCTTAAGATCATCAAATGTTTTGTGAGAGTCAAAATTTGTAATGGTTAACCATTTACAAATGATGAAGTATTGTTGTCTAAGAGAGAGAGCAGTGATATATGTATACCATATAAACATGCACTACTTTTTCTAAATGTCTACACATATTAACAAACTTTAATACAACAATACAACTACATGCATGGTATTGATCCTTTACCTCCTTTTACGTATGCATATGTACTAGTTGATGTAGAATTTTAAGGGCAAGACTGGCTTGAAGATTCTTCCTAAGTCGGCTCCTTCCTTCATGGGGAAAAAAATACAGAACGAAGCTTGAATGAAGAAGAAGTCTCGACAACTTCAAGCTGCGTCATGATGATTGAGAAATTCTATTATACAAGGATACACTAGATCTACGGCCTGCATCAAAAGGAAGTGTAAATATTTAGGAGAAGCTAATTATGTTGCATCAAATATGAAAGTATTAAATCTTACCCGTTGGGCAACCACTATATCATAGTGAGCAAAATGCGGACCACCTGGTTCTCCAAAAACTTTGTATGTGACCAATGGCTCGCGAATAAGCTTCACTGTTTCTGCTCGATTGATATCATTACAAACTAAATGAGAAAAACAAAGCAAAGCCGAACAATAAAACTAGATGCAATTTAGACAGGAGGGATGAATTACATCATACCATATACCGCATCAGGCGGACATATCAGATCTTGGTCTCCAGCAATTGCTAAGACGGGGACATTGCTTTTACTGAGATGATTCTTGTAAAAGAATGTCCCACTCCTGTCACGCAATCCTCCCTCCTCAAAGGCTGTTGCTAGCTGCAAGAGAAGCTTGGCAGGCATTGTCTCTGTAAATTATGCTTTAATTGTCATTCGTGAAATGGTCCAAAAAAGTAGGAAGTAAATAAAATCTAACTGTGCCAGGGTCAAAGGGAGATTTGAACactcatttaaattattatagacTTGTCAAGGATGTAAGTATCAATGAGAAAGACATGATCGAGCAACTTCAATAGGTTGAAAGGGGAAAAATAATCAGGACAAAATTATTTAAGTAGGATCCAACACAAGCTGACAAGCACATGAAACGACAGCAGAGGAATCATCAACACATGGAACAGTGCCTTCTGAACTGAAAGACCCTACAATTTTCTGTGTACCGTTGTACTTCTAAAGCATTTTGAAGCATTCGTATAATATGACAGTTAAAAGCATCAATGCCAGAGTCTACATTTAGCATTTGTGCATTATGCTGGAATCCAAAGGTGAAGCATATTTTCTTACCGAAGTTTTCCGTAACAAGCTTTTCAAACAACTTTGGCTGCAACATGTCCGGGGCAGAAATTTGAGGACTCAACCAAGACAGGAGGTAGGGAGGGTTAGCTGCAAAAGGATGGGCAGCAGCAAGCAATGTTCCAATTGGAATAACAGGAACATTCAGGACCTGTGCAGGGTCTGCCTACTCACCGAAGAGAAATAACATCAGATTATTGTCAATATATATACAAGCAGATAATAACACTTCACAGAGAAACAATGCTTAAGCAATTTCGCTTCAATAACACTTGCCAGGGGTAAAAGCAGTTTGAGTGACAATCTAGAAGACATATAGTCCAATGATGATGCCAACGTAGTGACTGCTGCCAATCTAGAATCCTTTCCTTCATAACCATATAAAAACAAGACATTTTAGCACTCCTATATATTGTTCAAGATACAAAGTCAGAGGAAGATGAAAAGTTTACTGATTGTTTTAGCCAACAACAGTGTAGTTGGTAGAGGACAGACTCTTTGTTCCAATGTTCAGGTTTTGATCCTAGCAATGTCACGTATCAAAAGAGAGAGAGACAGAGACACAGCCAGAGAGACAAACGTTCTTTTTTGAAGTTGTGACTATGTAAGgaactttttcttttaaattgctTATAAAACTATTCCATCAAGTAGCCTACCGGGACATATAGAGCTCTTTTGGACTTATACAGCAACGATTTTGATTCCATCTAAGGGCCTTAAAGAGTTCAAAATTAATTGGCTCTACTCATAAAGGACTCAAAATAATCCTGGTTGACATGCTTTAGCTGTGATAATTAAAACGTAACAGTTTGAACTCTTAGATCAGCCTcaataagcaaaataaaaaagTTCAAGCATCAGATAGTTGAACCAAGCGTAGCATTTTCTTTTGTGAGTTTAACCAATATTATCAGTACCTAGATCAGCATAATTTGTGCACAAAGTTTTCCATTCTTTTATCTATAAATAAATTTGCTGTTAAAATGTTTAACCGGTCTAAGAAGTGATTATAAACTGTTTACAAGTCTATTTCAGTCGGTACTGTGTCCAAAGGAAATGAAATTCAAGTTGGTCTTAGCTTCAAAATGCTAAATAAATTCTAATCATAACAGAACAGAGAAATTAAACATGCAGTTATGTGTTAATATAGCAAACTGTTTTGCAATACGAAAAAGGTAATAGCCAAAAGGATATGCAGTAATAGGTTTTACATAGGTCATAAATGTAGATGAACAAGCAAGTTTTTACAGAATCTTACCACATCGTGATAGCATCGCATATAGCAAGATACCGCGCATAGAATGACCAATTGCAAGTAACTTGCCATCCTTTGGTTCACTCTTATCCTTTATGTATTCCATCTaagataaaaattttagtttaacaatACTCAAGTTAGTTGTCATGGCTTACGAATTGCCAGCTGGTGTACGCATCGCATAAGGGATGGCACCTCACCGCAGCAGGGACGTCTTCTTCTAGGTAGTTGTCAAAGTCCCAATCATACTTGGAAATAAGATCAAGTTGTTTCTGCATATCTTTTAGTGCTGTAGAAATGCTGTTTTGCATATCAAAAGAACGTACTGGAGATGATCTTTCAGCTTCTTCAATTATATTTACAAGCTTTTCAACTAAATCCGTAATTTGACTGGAAAAAGCATATCTTTTTTCTGTTTCTGAAAAACTCTTATAATCTGTACCCTTACCATAAAAATCTTTCCTCTGAGAAATAGAATCTAAAGGGTCTTTATATTGTCCAAAATCCATTCCTTGTGTACTCAATCCAGCACCTCTGAGTTCAAGAATCCAGGTATCATATCCTTGACCGCACATGAAGCGTGCGAACGAGGACTGAACATGAATTTGCATCATCAATAGACTTAAAAACAAGAACCCCAAGAAAGCTAAAAGCCTAGAAATGACAATCCAATGGAAGAAACTCTATAAACAGAACAAGCATAACCCCACAAAGCCATAAGCTACGAAACCACAATCCAATGGAAGAAAAGTTAAGAACACCGAGAAATAcaattaaaagctaaaaaattaataacaaaaagaaaCCCATAAAAGCTATGAGGTTTAGAAAATTACAAACCCATCAAGGGTTCACCAACAGAAATAATTCAACGAGAGAAACAAAAACGAACCCAGACAAGGTCTTAGCTTTAAGAATCATAATCTCagtaagaaaaacaaaaaacctCGTGATATTAGTTGCATGCAATGCAATGAGAAGAAAGAAAACGCTAACCTCAGGGGAAAGATCGTAAGCAATAGCATTGGTTCCTACGCCTGACAAAAGCATCAATGGATGATTCCTGGTTGGTGCCTGTGGAGAAGGAAGGTATCTCCAAAGAGCCACCTTCCATTCCGATTTGTCTACATGAACGTAGTGAAGCTCGTCAGCAGTACAGATATTTGGCTTCTTCTCCTTATCATTCTTGTAGTCTACGTTTCTCTTGAATGCAGCTTTGGTAAGAGCAGGCGACCGGGTCCTCCTGCGGCGAAATGAATATGGGAATTCGGGTACAGGGTCGGAGCGGGAAGGATTGAGGGAATCGAAATGAAGAATGGATTGGAATGGGAGAAGCATCATTGTATGAATATGAAATTTTCTTTCTATTCTTAATTTAGTTTCTTTTGTATTTGTGGTGTTTTGAATATTGCGGGAAAAGTTTGGCTACTCAGCCCATAAATTATGCCGTCaatgttataaaaaaaaaatagacattccttttttttagaaattataacATCAGAATTaaatattcatattaaattaaatccaattcaaaa from the Gossypium hirsutum isolate 1008001.06 chromosome D09, Gossypium_hirsutum_v2.1, whole genome shotgun sequence genome contains:
- the LOC107891980 gene encoding uncharacterized protein isoform X2, encoding MMLLPFQSILHFDSLNPSRSDPVPEFPYSFRRRRTRSPALTKAAFKRNVDYKNDKEKKPNICTADELHYVHVDKSEWKVALWRYLPSPQAPTRNHPLMLLSGVGTNAIAYDLSPESSFARFMCGQGYDTWILELRGAGLSTQGMDFGQYKDPLDSISQRKDFYGKGTDYKSFSETEKRYAFSSQITDLVEKLVNIIEEAERSSPVRSFDMQNSISTALKDMQKQLDLISKYDWDFDNYLEEDVPAAMEYIKDKSEPKDGKLLAIGHSMRGILLYAMLSRCGKDSRLAAVTTLASSLDYMSSRLSLKLLLPLADPAQVLNVPVIPIGTLLAAAHPFAANPPYLLSWLSPQISAPDMLQPKLFEKLVTENFGRRSSVSLYNRISQSS
- the LOC107891980 gene encoding uncharacterized protein isoform X1 produces the protein MMLLPFQSILHFDSLNPSRSDPVPEFPYSFRRRRTRSPALTKAAFKRNVDYKNDKEKKPNICTADELHYVHVDKSEWKVALWRYLPSPQAPTRNHPLMLLSGVGTNAIAYDLSPESSFARFMCGQGYDTWILELRGAGLSTQGMDFGQYKDPLDSISQRKDFYGKGTDYKSFSETEKRYAFSSQITDLVEKLVNIIEEAERSSPVRSFDMQNSISTALKDMQKQLDLISKYDWDFDNYLEEDVPAAMEYIKDKSEPKDGKLLAIGHSMRGILLYAMLSRCGKDSRLAAVTTLASSLDYMSSRLSLKLLLPLADPAQVLNVPVIPIGTLLAAAHPFAANPPYLLSWLSPQISAPDMLQPKLFEKLVTENFETMPAKLLLQLATAFEEGGLRDRSGTFFYKNHLSKSNVPVLAIAGDQDLICPPDAVYETVKLIREPLVTYKVFGEPGGPHFAHYDIVVAQRAVDLVYPCIIEFLNHHDAA
- the LOC107891981 gene encoding probable E3 ubiquitin-protein ligase RHG1A, whose amino-acid sequence is MIVRNMLMGERIHSRDRFSNWRLDIDNMSYEQLLELADKIGYVHTGLKEEEISRCISKIKGSMKNDLAPNKPMHVDNKCSICQEEYEDEGDEEMGKLCCGHSFHIQCIKQWLLQKNACPVCKTEASPR